The following coding sequences lie in one Actinomycetota bacterium genomic window:
- a CDS encoding ABC transporter ATP-binding protein — MAAISVQGLTKRFGDVLAVDQLDFGVDPGTVTGFLGPNGAGKTTTLRMLLGLVAPTSGTATIGGRPYRELADPARRVGAVLEASGFHPGRTARDHLRVLVTAAGLAPGRVDEVLEQTGLAAAGRRRVGGFSLGMRQRLGLAAALLGDPEVLVLDEPANGLDPEGVRWLRGLVRGLADQGRTVLVSSHVLAEVAQTVDQVVIIDRGRLVAQSTLTALTAGADRTVRVRTPQPEALRDLLVARGATVTLDGPGQLVVAGVTTEQVGQAAAAGGVVLHEMRFERSNLEDVFLELTGEKGDRP, encoded by the coding sequence ATGGCGGCCATCAGCGTGCAGGGACTCACCAAGCGCTTCGGCGACGTGCTCGCCGTCGACCAGCTCGACTTCGGCGTCGACCCCGGGACGGTGACCGGCTTCCTCGGCCCCAACGGGGCCGGCAAGACGACCACCCTGCGGATGCTCCTCGGCCTGGTCGCCCCGACCTCGGGCACGGCCACCATCGGCGGGCGGCCCTACCGCGAGCTGGCCGACCCGGCCCGCCGGGTGGGCGCGGTGCTGGAGGCGAGCGGGTTCCATCCGGGCCGCACGGCCCGCGACCACCTGCGGGTCCTGGTCACCGCGGCCGGGCTCGCCCCGGGCCGGGTCGACGAGGTCCTCGAGCAGACCGGGCTGGCCGCCGCCGGCCGCCGCCGGGTTGGGGGCTTCTCGCTCGGCATGCGCCAGCGCCTCGGGCTGGCCGCCGCCCTGCTCGGCGACCCCGAGGTCCTGGTTCTGGACGAGCCGGCCAACGGGCTCGACCCCGAGGGCGTGCGCTGGCTGCGCGGCCTCGTCCGCGGCCTGGCCGACCAGGGCCGGACCGTGCTCGTGTCCAGCCACGTCCTGGCCGAGGTCGCCCAGACGGTCGACCAGGTGGTGATCATCGACCGGGGCCGCCTGGTCGCCCAGTCCACCCTGACCGCCCTGACCGCCGGCGCCGACCGGACGGTGCGGGTGCGCACGCCCCAGCCCGAGGCGCTCCGCGACCTCCTGGTCGCCAGGGGCGCCACCGTCACCCTCGACGGCCCCGGCCAGCTGGTGGTCGCCGGCGTCACCACCGAGCAGGTGGGCCAGGCGGCCGCGGCCGGCGGGGTCGTGCTCCACGAGATGCGCTTCGAGCGCTCCAACCTCGAGGACGTGTTCCTCGAGCTCACCGGCGAGAAAGGAGACCGGCCATGA
- a CDS encoding LuxR C-terminal-related transcriptional regulator, translated as SVTRRLIAEFARRPEPSAVTPAALAALTDREREVLALVARGLSNAEIAEQLVVSAATAKTHVSRVLAKLQARDRAQLVMLAYETGLVTPGSA; from the coding sequence AGCGTCACCCGGCGGCTGATCGCCGAGTTCGCCCGCCGCCCCGAGCCGAGCGCGGTCACCCCGGCCGCGCTGGCCGCCCTCACCGACCGCGAGCGGGAGGTGCTGGCCCTGGTCGCCCGGGGCCTCTCCAACGCCGAGATCGCCGAGCAGCTGGTGGTGAGCGCGGCCACGGCCAAGACCCACGTCAGCCGGGTCCTGGCCAAGCTCCAGGCCCGCGACCGGGCCCAGCTGGTGATGCTCGCCTACGAGACGGGCCTGGTCACCCCCGGCTCCGCCTGA
- a CDS encoding ABC transporter permease, which yields MTRLVKAELLKLRTTRTALVLLGLAAAGTAALIAFVLLLAGRPGQPSLGADALRQLVLVPAQPLTLAALVLGILGMASELRHGTATATFLVTPARGRVVAAKLAAAAITGLVMALLSSAAVLAVGLPWLRAKGIEVAVADAGVAARVAGLAAAVALFAVLGVGLAALLRNQVAAVIVGLLWWSQGVERLLLGLVRQPELERWLPMGAAASLTNPGDASLPIWAGALVLAAYGLVLALVGGRLVVRRDLT from the coding sequence ATGACCCGGCTCGTCAAGGCGGAGCTGCTGAAGCTCCGGACCACCCGCACCGCCCTCGTCCTGCTCGGCCTGGCCGCCGCCGGCACGGCGGCCCTGATCGCCTTCGTGCTGCTGCTCGCCGGGCGGCCCGGTCAGCCGTCGCTCGGCGCCGACGCCCTGCGCCAGCTGGTCCTGGTCCCGGCCCAGCCACTCACCCTGGCCGCCCTCGTCCTCGGCATCCTCGGCATGGCCTCCGAGCTTCGCCACGGCACCGCTACCGCGACCTTCCTGGTCACGCCGGCCCGGGGCCGGGTGGTGGCGGCCAAGCTCGCCGCCGCCGCCATCACCGGCCTGGTCATGGCCCTGCTGTCCTCGGCGGCGGTGCTCGCCGTCGGTCTGCCCTGGCTGCGGGCCAAGGGGATCGAGGTCGCCGTCGCCGACGCCGGCGTGGCCGCGCGGGTGGCCGGGCTGGCCGCCGCCGTGGCCCTGTTCGCGGTGCTCGGGGTGGGGCTGGCGGCGCTGCTCCGCAACCAGGTCGCGGCCGTCATCGTCGGCCTGCTGTGGTGGTCACAGGGCGTCGAACGGCTCCTGCTCGGCCTGGTGCGCCAGCCCGAGCTCGAGCGCTGGCTGCCCATGGGCGCGGCCGCCTCGCTGACCAACCCGGGCGACGCCAGCCTGCCGATCTGGGCCGGCGCCCTCGTGCTGGCCGCCTACGGCCTGGTCCTGGCCCTGGTCGGCGGCCGCCTGGTGGTGCGCCGCGACCTCACCTGA